A genomic window from Populus nigra chromosome 7, ddPopNigr1.1, whole genome shotgun sequence includes:
- the LOC133699270 gene encoding kinesin-like protein KIN-12E encodes MPFLSDTASAIKSRFGFHDRSVSESVPSTPDLLKSVSRDHNLASAQSLVAMSAARRIDDWEEDDNGGVTGSVVSVPRHAQSFEFSEDPSFWKEHNVQVIIRLRPLSSSEISVQGHGKCVRQESCQTITWTGHPESRFTFDLVADETISQEKMFKMAGLPMVDNCMGGYNSCMFAYGQTGSGKTHTMLGDIEGGTRRHSVNCGMTPRVFEYLFSRIQKEKEVRKDEKIKFTCKCSFLEIYNEQILDLLDPSSTNLQIREDVKKGVYVENLKEIEVASARDVLHQLIQGAANRKVAATNMNRASSRSHSVFTCIIESKWESQGVIHHRFARLNLVDLAGSERQKSSGAEGERLKEATNINKSLSTLGLVIMNLVSISNGKSHHVPYRDSKLTFLLQDSLGGNSKTIIIANISPSLCCSLETLSTLKFAQRAKFIKNNAIVNEDASGDVIVMRLQIQQLKKEVSRLRSLVNGEAENLDSDTSSLSFLGSPGSFKWEGFHGSSSPLMSENRMSQKKDYEVALVGAFRREKDKDIALKALTAENQAVMQLTKQREDEIKSLKMILRFREAGVKRLEAVSAGKISAETHLLKEKEEHLKQIEVLRTQVDRNQEVTRFATENLRLKEEIRRLKSFCEEGERVMMNEQIMVLQNKLLEALDWKLMHESDSLAVQKTSLDMKTAAVHDDPTILSQEPRSPCQSSINEENEFLRIQVIQNQAEIDLLLKKLDFCFEEKERLERHVNDLMMKLEEERFFRATNEKTEQLELPLSTDASVVNVELKTMVDAIAAASQQEAEAHEKAITLSTENNELQLKLETFIEANKELQSKLKALIEEKNSLIEMYERAASKSNYKNVNDDESEQNGMEVHDNDTPPELANASEREMKTVENLEQQLMETHEENEKLMGLYEIAMHERDELRRLLSSDEQNSMEVDGEKCLQSPASPLNTEQAFIEFDKVLREIEVTEEGLLIKQEEFRSLELLSSEMQEKRALVDKKLSALRYSVSSFASSIAYFEQREHRAKARVNASTSYLEKKKEELARLQVCKEESEATMGRIQQSEIELKNALAVLKSKLMEENQRQESEKVLFAIDNIENVDTSQRNWQLGGKATELLKSEEEKTKIQNEMKLSRENLGLIKKEFDVLSKKLGKIESEMQVVQTDIQKGSKSVEEMELALQAVTHEKETLLEIREAGMHEIQSMILEYQQSVFNADLKGAEKEMLEEELQLELRRNEELKIQRAEASEKMTKLLENTSSRPCFARKMEE; translated from the exons ATGCCTTTCCTATCGGACACGGCGAGCGCGATTAAGAGCCGGTTCGGGTTTCATGACCGGTCCGTCTCGGAATCTGTGCCGAGCACTCCAGATCTACTGAAATCCGTCTCTCGAGATCATAACCTTGCTTCCGCCCAATCCTTGGTTGCCATGTCAGCAGCCCGGAGGATTGATGACTGGGAGGAGGACGACAACGGTGGCGTTACAGGATCAGTGGTGTCGGTGCCGCGGCATGCTCAGAGCTTTGAGTTCTCCGAGGATCCTTCATTCTGGAAGGAACATAACGTGCAG gttattataAGATTAAGACCGTTAAGCAGTTCAGAAATATCTGTTCAAGGGCATGGCAAGTGCGTTAGGCAAGAAAGTTGTCAGACAATTACTTGGACCGGGCATCCCGAGTCACGGTTTACTTTCGATCTTGTTGCGGATGAAACTATTAGCCAG GAAAAAATGTTCAAAATGGCTGGATTGCCGATGGTGGACAATTGTATGGGAGGCTACAACAGCTGCATGTTTGCATATGGCCAA ACGGGAAGTGGAAAGACTCATACAATGCTTGGAGACATCGAGGGAGGGACTCGAAGACATAGTGTTAATTGTGGAATGACACCTAGGGTGTTTGAGTATTTGTTCTCAAGAATCCAGAAG GAAAAAGAGGTTCGTaaagatgaaaagataaaatttaccTGTAAATGCTCTTTCTTGGAAATATACAACGAACAGATTCTTGATCTCCTGGATCCGTCATCTACCAACTTGCAG ATAAGAGAAGATGTGAAGAAAGGGGTTTATGTGGAGAATCTCAAGGAGATAGAAGTTGCAAGTGCTCGAGATGTGCTTCATCAACTTATTCAG GGTGCAGCAAATAGAAAAGTAGCAGCCACAAATATGAATCGTGCAAGTAGTCGTTCTCATAGTGTATTTACTTGCATCATTGAAAGTAAG TGGGAATCCCAAGGCGTAATTCACCATCGGTTTGCTCGGCTTAATCTTGTTGATTTAGCAGGATCTGAAAG GCAAAAGAGTTCTGGTGCTGAAGGTGAACGTCTTAAGGAAGCTACCAATATCAACAAGTCACTTTCGACATTGGG ACTTGTTATTATGAACCTCGTAAGTATATCAAATGGCAAGTCGCACCATGTTCCTTATCGGGATTCGAAGCTCACATTTTTGCTTCAg gattCTCTGGGAGGAAATTCAAAAACCATCATAATTGCAAATATCAGTCCATCTCTTTG TTGTTCTTTGGAGACGTTAAGCACATTGAAGTTTGCACAACgagcaaaattcataaaaaataat GCAATTGTTAACGAAGATGCATCAGGAGACGTTATTGTGATGCGCTTGCAAATTCAACAACTTAAG AAAGAAGTGTCTCGACTGCGTAGTTTAGTCAATGGGGAAGCTGAAAATCTAGATAGTGATACTTCATCCTTAAGCTTTCTCGGATCTCCTGGAAGTTTCAAGTGGGAAGGGTTTCATGGATCCTCTAGTCCGCTTATGTCTGAAAATAGGATGTCTCAG AAGAAAGATTATGAAGTTGCCCTTGTCGGGGCTTTTAGAAGAGAAAAGGACAAGGACATAGCTTTGAAGGCATTGACAGCTGAAAATCAAGCAGTTATGCAACTG ACCAAACAGAGAGAGGATGAGataaaaagcttaaaaatgATACTACGATTCCGAGAGGCAGGAGTTAAGAGGCTAGAGGCAGTTTCTGCTGGAAAGATTTCAGCTGAAACACACTTgttgaaagaaaaggaggagcaTCTGAAGCAAATTGAAGTTTTACGAACCCAGGTTGATCGCAACCAAGAAGTCACAAGATTTGCCACAGAAAATTTGCGTCTAAAGGAAGAAATTAGAAG ATTAAAGTCATTTTGTGAGGAAGGTGAGAGGGTGATGATGAATGAACAAATCATGGTCTTACAGAATAAG TTACTAGAAGCACTGGATTGGAAACTTATGCATGAATCAGATTCCTTGGCAGTTCAG AAAACTAGCTTAGACATGAAGACAGCAGCAGTACATGATGATCCAACAATTTTGAGTCAG GAACCAAGATCACCTTGTCAATCTTCAATTAATGAGGAGAACGAATTCCTTCGCATACAG GTTATTCAAAACCAGGCCGAAATTGACTTGCTCCTTAAGAAgttggatttctgttttgaagagaaggaaagaCTAGAAAG GCATGTCAATGATCTCATGATGAAACTTGAAGAAGAGAGATTTTTTAGAGCCACAAACGAGAAAACAGAGCAACTTGAGCTTCCTTTGTCAACTGATGCATCAGTTGTCAATGTGGAGCTCAAAACAATGGTTGATGCCATTGCCGCAGCAAGTCAACAAGAAGCTGAAGCTCATGAAAAAGCTATTACATTGTCTACGGAGAATAATGAGCTGCAGTTGAAGCTTGAAACATTTATTGAGGCAAACAAGGAGCTACAGTCAAAACTAAAAGCTTTGattgaggaaaaaaatagtCTCATTGAAATGTATGAACGGGCAGCTTCAAAAAGTAACTACAAGAACGTGAATGATGATGAGAGCGAACAAAATGGCATGGAAGTTCATGATAATGATACTCCTCCTGAACTTGCCAACGCAAGTGAGAGGGAGATGAAAACAGTTGAGAACCTAGAGCAGCAGCTTATGGAAAcgcatgaagaaaatgaaaagctgATGGGTTTGTATGAGATAGCTATGCATGAGAGGGATGAACTGAGAAGATTGCTTTCTTCTGATGAACAGAACAGTATGGAAGTTGATGGAGAGAAATGTCTTCAGTCTCCTGCATCTCCACTGAACACGGAACAAGCTTTCATTGAGTTTGATAAAGTTCTGAGAGAAATTGAAGTAACAGAAGAAGGGCTCTTGATAAAACAGGAAGAGTTTCGATCCCTTGAGCTACTTTCCTCTGAAATGCAAGAGAAAAGAGCTCTTGTAGATAAGAAGTTATCAGCACTGAGATATTCCGTGTCAAGTTTTGCTTCATCAATTGCCTACTTTGAACAGCGAGAACACAGAGCAAAGGCAAGGGTAAATGCTTCAACGTCATAtcttgagaaaaagaaagaagagttgGCTCGCCTTCAAGTTTGCAAGGAAGAATCTGAGGCCACCATGGGAAGGATTCAACAATCtgaaattgaattgaagaaCGCACTGGCAGTTTTGAAATCCAAACTTATGGAGGAGAATCAGAGACAGGAGAGTGAAAAGGTCCTTTTTGCCATAGATAACATTGAGAATGTAGACACCTCACAGAGAAATTGGCAATTAGGCGGTAAAGCTACAGAGTTATTGAAGTCCGAGGAAGAGAAAACCAAGATACAGAATGAAATGAAGCTGTCCCGCGAAAATCTTGGTCTTATAAAGAAAGAATTTGATGTTTTGAGTAAAAAGTTGGGTAAGATAGAGAGTGAAATGCAAGTTGTACAAACGGATATACAGAAGGGATCCAAATCTGTGGAGGAAATGGAACTTGCACTTCAGGCTGTAACCCACGAGAAGGAAACTCTCTTAGAAATCAGAGAGGCTGGAATGCATGAAATTCAGAGTATGATTCTTGAATATCAGCAAAGCGTCTTCAATGCAGATCTGAAGGGGGCGGAGAAGGAGATGTTGGAAGAAGAATTACAGCTGGAGCTGAGAAGAAATGAAGAGTTGAAAATACAGCGGGCAGAAGCTTCTGAGAAGATGACCA
- the LOC133699701 gene encoding uncharacterized protein LOC133699701, producing METKEKQKTKIEVIEEEEEKQSEKFVVEVSSDDEEANEDLSLKIVEKSLLMKAAKLTANGNCLIVLDDDDDGDGSGGDGGDTGVLEVAATSSMEAVAAGVGPSGGKKRKRKVEKRINISAVNAKEEGKVGTAEEAETVENSETIEKAGTSEKVEAVEAAELVESGGANADEESVNVVLRKLLRGPRYFDPPDSGWSTCYNCGEEGHMAVNCPTPMKKIKPCFVCGSLEHGAKQCSKGRDCFICKKSGHRAKNCPDKYNATPQSSKICLNCGESGHEMFSCKKDYSPDDLKEIQCYICKSFGHLCCVTSGDDSLRQVSCYRCGELGHSGLECGRSNEEATMAESPSLCYRCGEGGHFARECTRSAKGGKRSRELSTLTLKSHRENNKSMGIKSAPHDLGKSRKKRKTKSKEKGNDATLQKSKHKGRRIAEDQGNLSQSTPKKSKHRGGWITDDPGDIFKSTPTKSKHKGGWISEDPGDVSQSKYKKNHFKSPSTPSYKGHKISPMTSGHHMSGSQTSNNNNWSQSGTSAFEGSATPYQHRYSLSRFGNKFSNPGNAFGNSGHAHSNTGHAHSHTGHAHSHFSHGYNSGHAYSNSGQAYSNSSHAYNNSGHVYNNSSHAHSHSVQGYNSDHAYINSRHAYSKSGHEHSSPGYSYNNSGHAYTNSGPGHSNHGHAYGNSGYDFGSPGSAGMRRKNGWW from the exons atggaaACGAAAGAGAAGCAAAAAACGAAAATCGAAGTaatcgaagaagaagaagagaagcaaTCGGAGAAATTTGTAGTGGAAGTGAGTAGCGATGATGAAGAGGCAAATGAAGATCTGAGCTTGAAGATCGTAGAGAAGTCGCTGTTAATGAAAGCGGCGAAATTGACTGCAAACGGAAACTGTCTTATCGTTTtggacgacgacgacgacggtGATGGTAGCGGTGGTGATGGAGGAGATACTGGCGTGTTGGAGGTAGCTGCGACCTCGTCGATGGAGGCTGTGGCGGCGGGTGTGGGTCCCAGTGGTGGTaagaagaggaaaaggaaagtTGAGAAAAGGATTAACATTTCA GCTGTTAATGCCAAGGAAGAAGGGAAGGTGGGAACGGCTGAGGAGGCGGAGACAGTTGAGAATTCGGAGACAATCGAGAAGGCAGGGACAAGTGAGAAGGTAGAGGCAGTTGAGGCTGCGGAATTGGTGGAATCTGGTGGTGCGAATGCGGATGAGGAGTCTGTTAATGTTGTGCTCCGAAAGCTTCTT CGGGGGCCAAGGTACTTTGATCCTCCGGATAGTGGCTGGTCAACTTGCTATAATTGTGGTGAGGAAGGGCATATGGCAGTTAACTGTCCGACACCTATGAAGAAGATTAAACCATGCTTTGTTTGCGGGAGTTTGGAGCATGGTGCTAAGCAATGTTCTAAG GGACGAGATTGCTTTATTTGCAAGAAAAGTGGCCACCGTGCAAAAAATTGTCCTGATAAATATAATGCCACTCCCCAGAGctcaaaaatatgtttgaatTGTGGGGAATCCGGGCATGAGATGTTCTCATGCAAGAAAGATTATTCTCCTGATGATCTCAAG GAAATACAATGCTACATCTGCAAGAGTTTTGGCCATTTATGTTGTGTTACCTCTGGTGATGATAGTCTGAGACAAGTTTCTTGCTACAGATGTGGTGAACTGGGTCATTCTGGTTTG GAGTGTGGAAGGTCAAATGAGGAAGCCACTATGGCAGAATCACCTAGTTTATGCTACAGATGTGGGGAAGGAGGGCATTTTGCACGTGAGTGCACCAGATCTGCTAAG GGTGGGAAGAGGAGCCGTGAATTATCAACCCTAACTCTAAAATCTCATAGAGAAAATAACAAGAGCATGGGAATTAAATCTGCTCCTCATGATCTTGGTAAGTCtcgtaaaaagagaaaaaccaaGTCCAAAGAGAAAGGCAATGATGCTACACtgcaaaaatcaaaacacaaaggTCGTCGAATTGCGGAGGATCAAGGAAATTTATCCCAGTCAACACCAAAAAAGTCAAAACACAGAGGTGGATGGATTACAGACGATCCTGGAGATATATTTAAGTCAACaccaacaaaatcaaaacacaaaggTGGATGGATTTCGGAGGATCCTGGAGATGTATCGCAATCAAAGTACAAGAAGAACCATTTCAAGTCTCCTTCAACACCTTCTTACAAGGGTCACAAGATTTCTCCTATGACTTCTGGTCATCATATGTCAGGCTCTCAAACTTCGAATAATAACAACTGGAGTCAATCAGGAACTTCAGCATTTGAAGGGTCGGCAACACCTTATCAGCACAGATATTCATTATCCAGGTTTGGCAACAAGTTTAGCAACCCTGGCAATGCATTTGGCAACTCTGGCCATGCGCACAGCAACACGGGCCATGCACACAGCCACACAGGCCATGCACACAGCCACTTCAGTCATGGATACAACTCTGGCCATGCATACAGCAACTCCGGCCAAGCATACAGCAATTCCAGCCATGCATACAACAACTCTGGCCATGTATACAACAACTCCAGCCATGCACACAGCCACTCTGTCCAAGGATACAACTCCGATCATGCATACATCAACTCCCGGCATGCATATAGCAAATCTGGACATGAACATAGCAGCCCAGGGTATTCATACAACAACTCAGGGCATGCATACACGAACTCTGGGCCTGGACACAGCAACCATGGCCATGCATATGGCAACTCCGGTTATGATTTTGGCAGCCCTGGCAGTGCTGGGATGAGGAGAAAGAACGGTTGGTGgtag
- the LOC133698202 gene encoding nicotianamine synthase-like: MAALQISNCESQISTELLIARVTQIHASISKLSSLRPSKQVNSLFSNLVKLCVLPSSIDITALPEEVQAMRESLINLCGHAEGLLELEFATFLSKIHQPLNNLNLFPYYGNYVKLANIEYRILNESGVLQPKKVAFVGSGPMPLTSFIMATHHMKFTHFDNFDIDEAANDVARQIVASDVELEKRMKFETGDIVEVKEKLSEYDCIFLAALVGMSKADKVKILGHIRKYMKEGGVLLVRSAKGARAFLYPVVEEQDVLGFELLSIFHPTNDVINSVVLLRKPSF; the protein is encoded by the coding sequence ATGGCTGCCCTCCAAATCTCCAACTGCGAGAGCCAAATCTCTACTGAGCTCCTCATAGCTCGGGTAACGCAAATCCATGCTAGCATATCCAAGCTTAGCTCGTTAAGGCCTTCGAAGCAAGTTAATAGCCTCTTCTCTAACCTTGTGAAACTATGTGTCCTACCATCATCCATAGACATTACTGCCTTGCCTGAAGAAGTGCAAGCAATGAGAGAAAGCCTCATCAATTTATGTGGCCATGCCGAGGGCCTGTTGGAGCTTGAATTCGCAACGTTCTTGAGCAAAATCCATCAACCTTTGAACAACCTTAACCTTTTTCCGTACTATGGGAACTATGTCAAGCTAGCCAACATTGAATACAGGATCTTGAATGAAAGTGGGGTGCTGCAGCCAAAGAAGGTGGCTTTTGTGGGTTCAGGTCCAATGCCTCTCACTTCTTTTATAATGGCTACGCATCATATGAAATTCACTcactttgataattttgacaTTGATGAGGCTGCTAATGATGTCGCTCGTCAAATTGTTGCTTCTGATGTTGAACTTGAGAAGAGAATGAAGTTTGAGACGGGTGACATAGTGGAAGTTAAAGAGAAGCTGAGTgaatatgattgcattttcttGGCTGCCTTGGTTGGCATGAGCAAAGCAGACAAAGTCAAGATTCTAGGCCATATAAGGAAGTACATGAAGGAGGGTGGGGTTCTGCTGGTGAGGAGTGCAAAAGGGGCTAGAGCCTTTCTCTACCCTGTTGTCGAGGAGCAGGATGTTCTTGGCTTTGAGCTTCTCTCCATCTTTCACCCTACTAATGATGTGATCAATTCAGTTGTTCTCCTCCGCAAGCCTTCCTTTTAA
- the LOC133699928 gene encoding serine/threonine-protein kinase TOUSLED-like isoform X1, which produces MSDDMLMHFSSNSSNQSDQSLPTKIAKLEARMAGKVSSVYPAPPVQLQQQQQKHPIWSSVSPGPRFGPPEELAESSDSDDDNGGGFLIQANTQKRRRLQENDNSAVFEHLETQTVNDGKQKIGETVETKVSTDANRRKQGRGRGHSNSSRGRGVRANDQTRSQSSVSAALPSNGQLSCHKDSTAKEHFQNGDHASLEEELTSLHAKVAALEDDLRKSCQEASKNHDLCHQLEKELKELKDLEQQMKPKRTKIILDLLISVSKAERQEARMKVRQDSLRLGSVGVIRAGTIISETWEDGQMLKDLNIHLRQLLETKEAVERQRKSLKKRQSDKGDGTDAELGAQEEDFLIQDEIFKSRLVSIKREEETILRERDRYELEKGRLIRELKRIRDEDGSRFNNFQILNHRYALLNLLGKGGFSEVYKAYDLVEHRYVACKLHGLNVQWSEDKKQSYIRHALREYNIHKTLVHNHIVRLWDIFEIDQNTFCTILEYCSGKDLDAVLKATPVLPEREARIIIVQIFQGLVYLNKRAQKIIHYDLKPGNVLFDEFGIAKVTDFGLSKIVEEDVGSQGMELTSQGAGTYWYLPPECFELSKTPLISSKVDVWSAGVLFYQMLFGRRPFGHDQTQERILREDTIIKARRVEFPTKPTISNEAKDLIRQCLTYNQAERPDVLTIAQDPYLTYLKK; this is translated from the exons ATGTCTGATGATATGCTAATGCATTTCTCTTCAAACTCTTCAAACCAATCGGACCAGTCTTTGCCTACTAAAATCGCTAAACTTGAAGCTCGTATGGCTGGCAAAGTGTCTTCTGTCTATCCTGCCCCCCCTGTTCAGCTCCAGCAGCAACAACAGAAACATCCCATTTGGTCTTCTGTTTCTCCGGGTCCGAGATTTGGGCCTCCTGAGGAATTGGCAGAGTCTAGTGATTCTGACGATGAT AATGGAGGGGGGTTTCTTATACAAGCAAACACTCAGAAGCGCCGGAGATtacaagaaaatgataattcaGCTGTCTTTGAACATCTTGAG acacAGACAGTGAATGATGGAAAGCAAAAGATTGGGGAAACTGTAGAGACCAAGGTCAGTACCGATGCAAATAGGAGAAAACAAGGTCGTGGAAGGGGGCATTCTAATTCTAGTAGAGGTCGTGGTGTGAGAGCTAATGATCAGACGAGATCACAAAGTTCTGTTTCAGCAGCCTTGCCTTCAAATGGTCAGCTTTCATGTCACAAG GATAGCACGGCCAAAGAGCACTTCCAAAATGGTGATCACGCATCTTTAGAG gAGGAGCTCACATCTTTACATGCTAAAGTTGCTGCACTAGAGGATGATCTACGTAAATCGTGTCAAGAGGCCTCTAAAAATCACGACCTCTGCCACCAGTTAGAAAAG GAATTGAAGGAACTTAAAGATCTTGAACAACAAATGAAGCCAAAG AGGACCAAAATCATATTGGATCTGTTGATATCTGTTTCCAAAGCAGAGAGACAAGAAGCAAGGATGAAAGTTCGCCAAGATTCTTTAAGACTTGGCAGTGTGGGTGTTATCAG AGCTGGAACTATCATATCCGAGACGTGGGAGGATGGGCAAATGCTGAAAGATCTAAATATCCATCTT AGACAGTTATTAGAAACCAAGGAGGCTGTTGAACGGCAGCGGAAATCATTGAAGAAGCGACAATCTG ACAAAGGTGATGGTACAGATGCAGAATTAGGAGCACAAGAAGAAGATTTTCTCATCCAGGATGAGATTTTTAAATCTCGTCTAGTGAGCATCAAGCGT GAGGAAGAGACAATTTTGCGTGAGAGAGACCGCTATGAACTGGAAAAGGGACGGCTTATACGTGAACTGAAAAGGATACGAGATGAGGATGGTTCacgttttaataattttcagattttaaatCACCGATATGCCCTTTTAAACCTTCTTGGGAAAGGAGGATTTAGTGAGGTTTACAAG GCTTATGATTTGGTGGAGCATAGATATGTTGCATGTAAGCTACATGGTCTGAATGTTCAATGGAGTGAGGATAAGAAGCAAAGTTACATACGGCACGCACTGCGAGAGTACAATATTCACAAGACCTTGGTGCATAATCACATTGTTCGGCTTTGGGACATTTTTGAAATTGACCAGAATACATTCTGCACAATCTTAGAGTACTGTAGTG GTAAAGATCTTGATGCTGTTCTTAAAGCTACACCTGTATTACCTGAAAGAGAAGCTAGGATCATTATTGTCCAGATATTTCAAGGCCTTGTATACTTGAATAAGAGAGCACAGAAGATTATCCATTATGATCTGAAGCCTGGGAATGTTCTTTTTGATGAATTCGGTATTGCAAAAGTTACGGATTTTGGTCTTAGCAAGATAGTGGAGGAAGATGTTGGATCCCAGGGAATGGAACTTACATCTCAGGGAGCTGGAACTTATTG GTATTTGCCACCAGAATGCTTTGAGCTCAGCAAGACTCCTTTAATATCATCAAAG GTTGATGTCTGGTCAGCTGGAGTTCTGTTTTACCAAATGCTTTTTGGCAGACGCCCTTTTGGGCATGACCAAACTCAAGAACGAATACTACGTGAAGATACAATTATCAAAGCTCGCAGGGTTGAATTCCCTACAAAGCCTACTATCTCAAATGAGGCGAAG GATTTGATTCGTCAATGTCTGACCTATAACCAAGCAGAGAGACCAGATGTTTTGACCATTGCTCAAGATCCATATCTTACATACTTGAAGAAGTAA
- the LOC133699928 gene encoding serine/threonine-protein kinase TOUSLED-like isoform X2, with protein sequence MSDDMLMHFSSNSSNQSDQSLPTKIAKLEARMAGKVSSVYPAPPVQLQQQQQKHPIWSSVSPGPRFGPPEELAESSDSDDDNGGGFLIQANTQKRRRLQENDNSAVFEHLETQTVNDGKQKIGETVETKVSTDANRRKQGRGRGHSNSSRGRGVRANDQTRSQSSVSAALPSNGQLSCHKEELTSLHAKVAALEDDLRKSCQEASKNHDLCHQLEKELKELKDLEQQMKPKRTKIILDLLISVSKAERQEARMKVRQDSLRLGSVGVIRAGTIISETWEDGQMLKDLNIHLRQLLETKEAVERQRKSLKKRQSDKGDGTDAELGAQEEDFLIQDEIFKSRLVSIKREEETILRERDRYELEKGRLIRELKRIRDEDGSRFNNFQILNHRYALLNLLGKGGFSEVYKAYDLVEHRYVACKLHGLNVQWSEDKKQSYIRHALREYNIHKTLVHNHIVRLWDIFEIDQNTFCTILEYCSGKDLDAVLKATPVLPEREARIIIVQIFQGLVYLNKRAQKIIHYDLKPGNVLFDEFGIAKVTDFGLSKIVEEDVGSQGMELTSQGAGTYWYLPPECFELSKTPLISSKVDVWSAGVLFYQMLFGRRPFGHDQTQERILREDTIIKARRVEFPTKPTISNEAKDLIRQCLTYNQAERPDVLTIAQDPYLTYLKK encoded by the exons ATGTCTGATGATATGCTAATGCATTTCTCTTCAAACTCTTCAAACCAATCGGACCAGTCTTTGCCTACTAAAATCGCTAAACTTGAAGCTCGTATGGCTGGCAAAGTGTCTTCTGTCTATCCTGCCCCCCCTGTTCAGCTCCAGCAGCAACAACAGAAACATCCCATTTGGTCTTCTGTTTCTCCGGGTCCGAGATTTGGGCCTCCTGAGGAATTGGCAGAGTCTAGTGATTCTGACGATGAT AATGGAGGGGGGTTTCTTATACAAGCAAACACTCAGAAGCGCCGGAGATtacaagaaaatgataattcaGCTGTCTTTGAACATCTTGAG acacAGACAGTGAATGATGGAAAGCAAAAGATTGGGGAAACTGTAGAGACCAAGGTCAGTACCGATGCAAATAGGAGAAAACAAGGTCGTGGAAGGGGGCATTCTAATTCTAGTAGAGGTCGTGGTGTGAGAGCTAATGATCAGACGAGATCACAAAGTTCTGTTTCAGCAGCCTTGCCTTCAAATGGTCAGCTTTCATGTCACAAG gAGGAGCTCACATCTTTACATGCTAAAGTTGCTGCACTAGAGGATGATCTACGTAAATCGTGTCAAGAGGCCTCTAAAAATCACGACCTCTGCCACCAGTTAGAAAAG GAATTGAAGGAACTTAAAGATCTTGAACAACAAATGAAGCCAAAG AGGACCAAAATCATATTGGATCTGTTGATATCTGTTTCCAAAGCAGAGAGACAAGAAGCAAGGATGAAAGTTCGCCAAGATTCTTTAAGACTTGGCAGTGTGGGTGTTATCAG AGCTGGAACTATCATATCCGAGACGTGGGAGGATGGGCAAATGCTGAAAGATCTAAATATCCATCTT AGACAGTTATTAGAAACCAAGGAGGCTGTTGAACGGCAGCGGAAATCATTGAAGAAGCGACAATCTG ACAAAGGTGATGGTACAGATGCAGAATTAGGAGCACAAGAAGAAGATTTTCTCATCCAGGATGAGATTTTTAAATCTCGTCTAGTGAGCATCAAGCGT GAGGAAGAGACAATTTTGCGTGAGAGAGACCGCTATGAACTGGAAAAGGGACGGCTTATACGTGAACTGAAAAGGATACGAGATGAGGATGGTTCacgttttaataattttcagattttaaatCACCGATATGCCCTTTTAAACCTTCTTGGGAAAGGAGGATTTAGTGAGGTTTACAAG GCTTATGATTTGGTGGAGCATAGATATGTTGCATGTAAGCTACATGGTCTGAATGTTCAATGGAGTGAGGATAAGAAGCAAAGTTACATACGGCACGCACTGCGAGAGTACAATATTCACAAGACCTTGGTGCATAATCACATTGTTCGGCTTTGGGACATTTTTGAAATTGACCAGAATACATTCTGCACAATCTTAGAGTACTGTAGTG GTAAAGATCTTGATGCTGTTCTTAAAGCTACACCTGTATTACCTGAAAGAGAAGCTAGGATCATTATTGTCCAGATATTTCAAGGCCTTGTATACTTGAATAAGAGAGCACAGAAGATTATCCATTATGATCTGAAGCCTGGGAATGTTCTTTTTGATGAATTCGGTATTGCAAAAGTTACGGATTTTGGTCTTAGCAAGATAGTGGAGGAAGATGTTGGATCCCAGGGAATGGAACTTACATCTCAGGGAGCTGGAACTTATTG GTATTTGCCACCAGAATGCTTTGAGCTCAGCAAGACTCCTTTAATATCATCAAAG GTTGATGTCTGGTCAGCTGGAGTTCTGTTTTACCAAATGCTTTTTGGCAGACGCCCTTTTGGGCATGACCAAACTCAAGAACGAATACTACGTGAAGATACAATTATCAAAGCTCGCAGGGTTGAATTCCCTACAAAGCCTACTATCTCAAATGAGGCGAAG GATTTGATTCGTCAATGTCTGACCTATAACCAAGCAGAGAGACCAGATGTTTTGACCATTGCTCAAGATCCATATCTTACATACTTGAAGAAGTAA